A segment of the Bacteriovorax sp. Seq25_V genome:
TCTGATATTTTAATTATTAAAGAAGAAATTACTTATTTTTGAAGCTCTCTATTTATTGCATCTTTTAATTGCTGGTAGCCAAACTCTTTTAAAGGCTGACCATTAATGAAGAAAGTAGGAGTTTGTCTGATTCCTAAAAGCTGTCCATCAACAATATCGGCAGCAATATTTTTGGCAATTACTGGATTTTCAATATCCTTATTAAGTTTCATCATATCAATACCAATTTTTGGGAGGTAATCCCAAAGTAATTCTGGACGTGGGTTATGGTGTGATCCCCAGTTTGGTTGCTGCTCAAAAAAGTACTCTAATGTTTCGAAGTACTTATTTTGAAATCTCGTTGCCTCGAGTATTGTTGCAGCAAACTTACTATTTCCGTGAAAGAGAGCATAGCGAATAACTAAACGAATTTTCCCCTCATTTTCTTTCATAATATCTTTAACAAATGGATAGAAGGCTCTACAGCTTTCACATTCAGGGTCCATGAATT
Coding sequences within it:
- a CDS encoding thioredoxin domain-containing protein, translated to MKKDKLLVSVSVAALVIGFSLLAWMYKDKKQNEMEKVLNEKETFLIKNHSPSLGPQNAKVTIVEFMDPECESCRAFYPFVKDIMKENEGKIRLVIRYALFHGNSKFAATILEATRFQNKYFETLEYFFEQQPNWGSHHNPRPELLWDYLPKIGIDMMKLNKDIENPVIAKNIAADIVDGQLLGIRQTPTFFINGQPLKEFGYQQLKDAINRELQK